A genomic stretch from Campylobacter lari subsp. concheus includes:
- a CDS encoding 4-hydroxy-3-methylbut-2-enyl diphosphate reductase, protein MEIELAKSYGFCFGVKRAIKKAEQIKDAATIGPLIHNNEEITRLWKNYNVKTLNDINELSTEKKAIIRTHGITKQDLEKLKQKDIEIFDATCPFVTKPQKICEQMSKEGYEVVIFGDENHPEVKGVRSYVSTKAYVVLDEKELFDIKLPSKIAVVSQTTKKIEKFMEIVNYLMLRVKEVRVFNTICDATFKNQEAINELAKKSDVMIIVGGKNSANTKQLFLIAKNYCEDSYLIENEKEIQKEWFSGKEKCGISAGASTPDWVIDLVLEKIKEYTKIN, encoded by the coding sequence TTGGAGATTGAACTAGCAAAAAGCTATGGATTTTGTTTTGGGGTAAAAAGAGCTATTAAAAAAGCTGAACAGATTAAAGATGCAGCTACCATAGGCCCTTTAATTCATAATAATGAAGAAATCACAAGACTTTGGAAAAATTATAATGTTAAAACATTAAATGATATCAATGAATTAAGCACAGAAAAAAAAGCTATCATTAGAACCCATGGTATTACAAAGCAAGATTTGGAAAAATTAAAGCAAAAAGATATAGAAATTTTTGATGCAACTTGTCCTTTTGTGACTAAACCTCAAAAAATTTGTGAGCAAATGAGCAAAGAAGGCTATGAAGTTGTGATTTTTGGAGATGAAAATCATCCTGAAGTAAAAGGGGTTAGAAGTTATGTAAGCACTAAAGCTTATGTGGTTCTTGATGAAAAAGAATTATTTGATATTAAATTGCCTTCTAAAATTGCAGTGGTATCACAAACTACAAAAAAAATAGAAAAATTTATGGAAATTGTAAATTATTTAATGCTTAGGGTTAAAGAAGTGCGTGTTTTTAATACTATATGTGATGCGACTTTTAAAAATCAAGAAGCAATCAATGAGCTTGCTAAAAAAAGTGATGTAATGATAATAGTTGGAGGAAAAAATTCAGCTAATACTAAGCAACTTTTTTTAATAGCAAAAAATTACTGCGAGGATAGCTACTTAATCGAAAACGAAAAAGAAATTCAAAAAGAATGGTTTAGTGGTAAAGAAAAATGCGGTATTAGTGCAGGTGCTTCTACACCTGATTGGGTGATTGACTTGGTTTTGGAAAAAATCAAAGAATACACCAAAATTAACTAA
- the aroA gene encoding 3-phosphoshikimate 1-carboxyvinyltransferase produces MKICPIDSFKVELEDIASDKSISHRFAIFSLLTQGTCKIKNYLKAQDTLHTLAIIQALGAEVEEIDGLIYIKAPKYIKSPNCVLDCGNSGTAMRLLIGLLSAIEDEIFVLSGDCYLNARPMRRVSEPLMSLGAKIYGRANANLAPICIQGAKLDGFDFSSNIASAQVKSALILAALFAKKESYFKEIELSRDHSEIILNKMGACIEYLNEEKTFIKINPLKEKLKAFEVCVPNDPSSAFYFALAVCVLPHSKVVLKNVLLNKTRIEAFKILEKMGVKITYNITNEDFESIGEICVESAPLKAVNVSENIAWLIDEIPALAIAFACAKGKSVIKNAKELRVKESDRIKSIVLNLQKCGIKVKELEDGFEVEGGEAKSAKIESFGDHRIAMSFLILGLRCGIEVDDSECIKTSFPNFIEILKQIGAKIGD; encoded by the coding sequence ATGAAAATCTGTCCTATTGATTCTTTTAAAGTAGAACTTGAAGATATAGCTTCTGATAAATCTATATCTCATCGCTTTGCTATCTTTTCTTTGCTTACCCAAGGAACTTGCAAAATTAAAAATTATTTAAAAGCACAAGATACTTTACATACTTTAGCAATCATTCAAGCTTTAGGAGCTGAGGTTGAAGAAATTGATGGATTGATTTACATTAAAGCTCCAAAATATATAAAATCTCCAAATTGTGTTTTAGATTGTGGAAATTCAGGTACAGCTATGAGGCTTTTAATAGGTCTTTTAAGCGCTATTGAAGATGAAATTTTTGTACTCAGTGGAGATTGTTATTTAAATGCTAGGCCGATGAGACGTGTAAGCGAGCCTTTGATGAGTTTAGGAGCTAAAATTTATGGAAGAGCTAATGCAAATTTAGCACCTATTTGTATACAAGGAGCTAAGTTGGATGGTTTTGATTTTAGTAGTAATATTGCTTCAGCTCAGGTAAAATCAGCTCTAATCTTAGCAGCTTTATTTGCCAAAAAAGAAAGCTATTTTAAAGAAATTGAGCTTTCAAGAGATCATAGTGAGATTATACTTAATAAAATGGGAGCTTGTATTGAATATTTAAATGAGGAAAAAACTTTTATCAAAATCAATCCTTTAAAAGAAAAATTAAAAGCATTTGAAGTATGTGTGCCAAATGATCCATCATCGGCCTTTTATTTTGCCTTAGCTGTTTGTGTTTTACCTCATTCAAAAGTAGTTTTAAAAAATGTTTTGTTAAATAAAACACGCATTGAAGCCTTTAAAATTTTAGAAAAAATGGGTGTAAAAATCACTTATAATATTACCAATGAAGATTTTGAAAGTATTGGAGAAATTTGTGTTGAAAGTGCGCCTTTAAAGGCGGTAAATGTGAGTGAAAATATCGCATGGTTGATTGATGAAATTCCAGCTTTGGCCATCGCTTTTGCTTGTGCAAAGGGAAAAAGCGTTATAAAAAATGCTAAAGAATTGCGCGTAAAAGAAAGTGATAGAATCAAATCAATTGTATTAAATTTGCAAAAATGTGGCATAAAGGTAAAAGAATTGGAAGATGGTTTTGAAGTAGAAGGTGGCGAAGCTAAAAGTGCTAAAATAGAAAGCTTTGGGGATCATAGAATTGCGATGAGTTTTTTAATTTTAGGTTTAAGATGCGGAATAGAAGTAGATGATAGTGAATGTATTAAAACTTCTTTTCCAAATTTTATTGAGATTTTAAAGCAAATAGGAGCTAAAATTGGAGATTGA
- the pheT gene encoding phenylalanine--tRNA ligase subunit beta — protein MIISRNWLNEWIDLSEISTQTIVNTLNSIGLEVDSFKSVKAPQKVVIGKVLEKVKHENSDKLNICKVDVGNEILQIVCGAKNVDKDQFVAVSLVGAVLPNGLEIKPAKLRGVESMGMICSSSELGFGKSNEGIMVLDESMGELVLGKALNDYELFNDELIEIELTPNRGDCLSLYGVARDLSAALDLNLKELNPLKESENSVGIGRILSVKNQSDVEGFFTYKALEIKEEFRLNITMQIRLALIEAYKNNNIENLLTYATHASGVIFCAYDFHKLCQDCQIDEKIVLEIKTQEHGEYGVYYKDELIALAGIEQEDKFKINDESKIIIIEASYTHPQTIASAIAFYKKKNDTIYRSLRGSEPKLSLGMEYLFNECLKISAMSVFSGSQQVFKENEANIIGIFGAEIDKIIGMSIDKNNLVKILKKLGFEISVVNDEQFNIKIPFHRSDITNIADISEEIVRIIGIDNIPSKALEFKEKNRLNKVYFDYQELKNLRLKASSNGYFESVHYVLDNEEELSQLGFKCVKNKLINPITNELNTLRSTLINHLLNAASFNLRNSKKKIKLFECGSVFDEFSNEHAKFAMIFSGYKEEAKITNKAKPVLVDFYTFLAELKSIIGEFSLQKSEHTFLSPYEQANVYKNGKRIGFIGRVHLSIENKRDLVKTYICELDLKGLKQDFKTAKAYSKFPSMSRDLSIVIPKGFEYEKIKHTIAKLDVERLESFRVVDLYTDKNLGDFYSLTINLVFRDFEKTLEDNIILEYIDKIIKALDDEHGLKLR, from the coding sequence ATGATTATTAGTAGAAATTGGTTAAATGAATGGATTGATTTAAGTGAAATATCAACACAAACTATAGTAAATACTTTAAATTCTATAGGATTAGAAGTTGATAGTTTCAAAAGTGTTAAAGCTCCCCAAAAAGTTGTAATAGGTAAGGTTTTAGAAAAAGTTAAGCATGAAAATTCAGATAAATTGAATATTTGTAAAGTAGATGTTGGGAATGAAATTTTACAAATTGTTTGTGGTGCAAAAAATGTTGATAAAGATCAATTTGTAGCCGTATCTTTAGTGGGTGCAGTGCTTCCAAATGGACTTGAGATAAAACCTGCCAAACTTAGAGGGGTTGAATCTATGGGTATGATTTGCTCTTCTAGTGAGCTTGGTTTTGGAAAAAGCAATGAAGGTATTATGGTTTTAGATGAAAGTATGGGGGAATTAGTTCTAGGAAAAGCTTTAAATGATTATGAACTTTTTAATGATGAATTAATTGAAATAGAACTTACTCCAAATCGCGGGGATTGTTTGAGTTTATATGGTGTTGCTAGAGATTTAAGCGCAGCACTTGATTTAAATTTAAAAGAATTAAATCCTTTAAAAGAAAGCGAAAATAGCGTAGGTATAGGAAGAATACTAAGTGTTAAAAATCAAAGTGATGTTGAAGGGTTTTTTACTTATAAAGCGTTAGAGATTAAAGAAGAATTTAGACTAAATATTACGATGCAAATTCGTCTTGCTTTGATTGAAGCATATAAAAATAACAACATAGAAAATCTTTTAACATATGCAACTCATGCAAGTGGGGTGATTTTTTGTGCTTATGATTTTCATAAGCTTTGTCAAGATTGTCAAATCGATGAAAAGATTGTTTTAGAAATTAAAACTCAAGAACATGGAGAATATGGAGTTTATTATAAAGATGAGTTAATAGCTTTAGCAGGTATAGAGCAAGAAGATAAATTTAAAATCAATGATGAGAGTAAAATCATCATTATAGAAGCAAGCTATACTCATCCTCAAACTATAGCAAGTGCAATAGCCTTTTATAAAAAGAAAAATGACACTATATATCGTTCTTTAAGAGGTAGTGAGCCTAAGCTTTCTTTGGGAATGGAGTATTTATTTAATGAGTGTTTAAAAATTAGCGCAATGAGTGTTTTTTCAGGAAGCCAACAAGTTTTTAAGGAAAATGAAGCAAATATTATTGGTATTTTTGGTGCAGAGATTGATAAAATCATTGGTATGTCTATAGATAAAAATAATTTAGTAAAAATTCTTAAAAAATTAGGTTTTGAAATAAGTGTAGTAAATGATGAGCAATTTAATATCAAAATCCCATTTCATCGCAGCGATATAACAAATATAGCTGATATTAGTGAAGAGATAGTAAGAATTATTGGCATTGATAATATCCCATCAAAAGCATTAGAATTTAAAGAAAAAAATCGCTTAAATAAAGTATATTTTGATTATCAAGAGCTTAAAAATTTAAGACTAAAAGCAAGTAGTAATGGATATTTTGAAAGTGTGCATTATGTTTTAGATAATGAAGAAGAATTAAGTCAATTAGGATTTAAATGTGTTAAAAATAAGCTTATTAATCCTATCACCAATGAGCTTAATACTTTAAGAAGTACTTTGATAAATCATCTTTTAAATGCAGCAAGCTTTAATCTAAGAAATTCAAAAAAGAAAATCAAACTTTTTGAATGTGGTAGTGTTTTTGATGAGTTTTCAAATGAGCATGCTAAATTTGCAATGATCTTTAGCGGCTACAAAGAAGAAGCTAAAATCACAAATAAGGCTAAGCCTGTTTTGGTAGATTTTTATACTTTTTTAGCAGAATTAAAAAGCATTATAGGTGAGTTTAGTTTGCAAAAATCAGAACATACATTTTTAAGCCCATATGAGCAAGCAAATGTATATAAAAACGGTAAGCGTATAGGGTTTATAGGTAGAGTGCATTTAAGTATAGAAAATAAAAGAGATCTGGTTAAAACTTATATTTGTGAGCTTGATTTAAAAGGCTTAAAACAAGACTTTAAAACTGCTAAAGCTTATTCTAAATTTCCATCTATGAGCAGGGATTTAAGTATAGTTATACCTAAGGGTTTTGAATATGAAAAAATCAAACATACTATTGCTAAATTAGATGTTGAAAGATTAGAAAGTTTTAGAGTGGTAGATTTATACACAGATAAGAATTTAGGCGATTTTTATAGCTTGACTATTAATTTAGTATTTAGAGATTTTGAAAAAACCTTAGAAGATAACATTATTCTTGAATATATTGATAAAATCATCAAAGCTTTAGATGATGAGCATGGTTTAAAACTTCGATGA
- the pheS gene encoding phenylalanine--tRNA ligase subunit alpha: MQDMIEKIASASTLAELENIKVSVLGKKGILTLEFAKLKDLQGEEKKEFANDLNKARDEFNEAYQIKLKELEEKALNEKMKQDVQDFSFFDETSNAGALHPIMQTMDKIIEYFTALNFSIEKGPLIEDDFHNFEALNLPQNHPARDMQDTFYFEDKTLLRSQTSPVQIRTMLSQKPPIRMIAPGAVFRRDFDITHTPMFHQVEGLVVEEGDKVNFANLKDMLEHFLKHMFGDVKVRFRPSFFPFTEPSAEVDISCVFCKGCGCRVCKQTGWLEVLGCGVVDPNVYKFVGYKNVSGYAFGLGVERFAMLLHKIPDLRSMFEGDLRLLEQFR, encoded by the coding sequence TTGCAAGATATGATAGAAAAAATTGCTTCTGCAAGTACTTTAGCAGAACTTGAAAATATAAAAGTAAGTGTTTTAGGAAAAAAAGGTATTTTGACTTTGGAATTTGCAAAGTTAAAAGATTTGCAAGGTGAAGAAAAAAAAGAATTTGCTAATGATTTAAATAAAGCAAGAGATGAATTTAATGAAGCTTATCAAATAAAATTAAAAGAATTAGAAGAAAAAGCTTTAAATGAAAAAATGAAACAAGATGTGCAAGATTTTAGCTTTTTTGATGAAACTTCAAATGCAGGTGCTTTGCACCCAATCATGCAAACTATGGATAAAATCATAGAATACTTTACAGCTTTAAATTTCAGCATAGAAAAAGGACCTTTGATTGAGGATGATTTTCATAATTTTGAAGCATTGAATTTACCACAAAATCATCCTGCAAGAGATATGCAAGATACTTTTTATTTTGAAGATAAAACCTTGCTTAGATCCCAAACTTCTCCAGTTCAAATTAGAACTATGCTATCTCAAAAACCACCTATTAGAATGATAGCACCAGGTGCAGTTTTTAGAAGAGACTTTGATATTACCCATACGCCTATGTTTCATCAAGTGGAAGGACTTGTGGTAGAAGAGGGTGATAAGGTAAATTTTGCAAATTTAAAAGATATGCTAGAACATTTTTTAAAACATATGTTTGGTGATGTAAAAGTGCGTTTTAGACCTAGCTTTTTTCCTTTTACAGAGCCATCTGCTGAAGTAGATATTTCTTGTGTGTTTTGTAAAGGTTGTGGATGTAGGGTTTGTAAGCAAACAGGATGGCTTGAAGTTTTAGGGTGTGGTGTTGTTGATCCTAATGTTTATAAATTTGTTGGTTATAAAAATGTAAGTGGCTATGCTTTTGGTTTGGGTGTGGAGCGTTTTGCTATGCTTTTGCATAAAATTCCTGATTTGCGTTCTATGTTTGAAGGTGATTTAAGATTATTGGAGCAATTTAGATGA
- a CDS encoding PKCI-related HIT family hydrolase, giving the protein MREKTVFELIVEGKIPANKVLESEKFLAFHDINPKAPIHILIIPKEHFENFQELRPELMSEMTQFIQELAILLGLDKSGYRLITNCGKNSGQEVFHLHFHMLGGFELPKNKETQINPESLF; this is encoded by the coding sequence ATGAGAGAAAAAACCGTATTTGAACTAATCGTAGAAGGAAAAATCCCTGCTAATAAAGTTTTAGAAAGTGAAAAATTTTTAGCTTTTCATGATATTAATCCTAAAGCACCTATTCATATTTTAATCATTCCAAAAGAGCATTTTGAAAACTTTCAAGAATTAAGACCTGAATTAATGAGCGAAATGACACAATTCATTCAAGAACTAGCTATTCTTTTAGGGCTTGATAAAAGTGGGTATAGATTAATCACAAATTGTGGAAAAAATAGCGGACAAGAAGTCTTTCATTTACATTTTCATATGTTAGGTGGATTTGAGCTTCCAAAAAATAAAGAAACCCAAATCAATCCTGAATCACTATTCTAA
- the pckA gene encoding phosphoenolpyruvate carboxykinase (ATP), with protein sequence MMGLENLGLENIGQVFHNLSYDELLKHEKNNNEGVCTKNGTFSVDTGIFTGRSPKDKYFVKQDPSQKYIAWGKINQPISEELFEKLLAKAKKQLSNSDIYIQDAYCGASLKSRKAVRFVTQIAWQAHFVKNMFIRPKEEDLGEFKPDFVVYNACKCANEDYEKDGLNSEVFVIFNIEKNIAVIGGTWYGGEMKKGIFSMMNYWLPLENKLPMHCSANVGEKGDVALFFGLSGTGKTTLSTDPKRKLIGDDEHGWDDEGVFNFEGGCYAKCINLDPQSEPEIYGAIKQNALLENVVLKDDLSVDFNDGSKTENTRVSYPIEHILNHEPSLSAGHPSNIIFLSADAFGVLPPVSKLSKEQAMYYFLSGYTAKVAGTERGITEPVATFSACFGEVFLPLHPTVYAKLLGEKISKHKVNVYLVNTGWSGGAYGVGKRMSIKATRACINAILDGSIQNCEFENYDLFNLAVPKELAGVESKLLNPINTWEDKKAYEETKLKLAKMFIENFKRYEDVKEGAEFKLAGPAI encoded by the coding sequence ATGATGGGTTTAGAAAATTTGGGTTTAGAAAATATCGGACAAGTTTTTCATAATCTTAGTTATGATGAGCTTTTAAAACATGAAAAAAATAACAATGAAGGTGTATGTACTAAAAATGGTACCTTTAGTGTAGATACGGGAATTTTTACCGGAAGAAGCCCTAAGGATAAATATTTTGTAAAACAAGATCCTTCGCAAAAATATATTGCTTGGGGTAAGATTAACCAACCTATTAGCGAGGAATTATTTGAAAAACTTTTAGCAAAAGCTAAAAAGCAGCTTAGTAATAGCGATATTTATATCCAAGACGCATATTGTGGTGCTTCGTTAAAAAGTCGTAAAGCTGTGCGTTTTGTAACACAAATTGCTTGGCAAGCGCATTTTGTAAAAAATATGTTTATTCGTCCAAAAGAAGAAGATCTTGGTGAGTTTAAACCTGATTTTGTAGTATATAATGCATGCAAATGTGCGAATGAAGACTATGAAAAAGATGGTTTAAATTCAGAGGTTTTTGTTATATTTAATATAGAAAAAAATATAGCAGTAATTGGTGGGACTTGGTATGGTGGAGAAATGAAAAAAGGAATTTTTTCTATGATGAATTACTGGCTCCCGCTAGAAAATAAACTTCCTATGCATTGTAGTGCTAATGTTGGAGAAAAAGGTGATGTGGCGCTTTTCTTTGGACTTAGCGGTACAGGTAAAACCACTCTTTCAACCGATCCAAAAAGAAAATTAATAGGCGATGATGAGCATGGTTGGGATGATGAGGGTGTGTTTAATTTTGAAGGAGGTTGTTATGCAAAATGTATTAACCTTGACCCTCAAAGTGAGCCAGAAATTTATGGAGCTATAAAGCAAAATGCACTTTTAGAAAATGTAGTTTTAAAAGATGATTTAAGCGTTGATTTTAATGATGGTTCTAAAACTGAAAATACTAGAGTTTCTTATCCGATAGAACATATTTTAAATCATGAGCCAAGTCTTAGCGCGGGTCATCCTAGTAATATTATTTTCCTTTCGGCAGATGCTTTTGGTGTTTTACCTCCGGTTAGTAAACTTAGTAAAGAACAAGCAATGTATTATTTTCTAAGTGGTTATACTGCTAAAGTAGCAGGAACCGAAAGAGGTATTACTGAGCCTGTTGCGACTTTTTCAGCTTGTTTTGGTGAAGTGTTTTTGCCATTACACCCAACTGTTTATGCAAAACTTTTAGGTGAAAAAATCAGCAAGCATAAAGTGAATGTTTATCTAGTAAATACCGGTTGGAGCGGTGGAGCTTATGGCGTAGGCAAAAGAATGAGTATTAAAGCTACTAGAGCTTGCATTAATGCGATTTTAGATGGTAGTATACAAAATTGTGAGTTTGAAAACTATGATTTATTTAATCTTGCAGTTCCAAAAGAATTAGCGGGTGTAGAAAGTAAGCTATTAAATCCTATTAATACTTGGGAAGATAAAAAAGCTTATGAGGAAACCAAATTAAAGCTTGCAAAAATGTTTATAGAAAATTTTAAACGCTATGAAGATGTAAAAGAAGGAGCAGAATTTAAATTAGCTGGTCCTGCTATCTAA
- a CDS encoding biotin/lipoyl-containing protein, whose amino-acid sequence MAKKLIDVMDTTFRDGFQSVYGARVLMNDFFPALEAAKEADIRHFEFGGGARFQSLFFYLNENAFEMMDKFRTIVGKEANLQTLARGVNTVALDTGSKEIIDLHAKMFAKHGTTTIRNFDALNDVNNLKFSGECIVKHGLKHEITITLMDLPPKCKGAHDVPFYERILKEILQAQIPFDSICFKDASGTSNPNKIYEVIKMARKNLPENMHIRLHTHETAGVSIACYLAALEAGVDGIDLAAAPVSGGTSQPDILTMLHALKGSNFDLGLDEEKILKYEEVLKDCLKDYFLPPEATAVNPLIPFSPMPGGALTANTQMMRDNNILDKFPQVIKAMQEVVEKGGYGTSVTPVSQFYFQQAFNNVMFGPWKKIADGYGKMVLGYFGKTPVAPDPEVIKLASEQLKLEPTTKLATDIADADESKSIAYIKNLLEKENLETSEENIFIVAACKEKGIAFLKGEAKVNVRKNSKLKPSFINENQFTVSVNGNKYHVEVSAGFDRDVNVKSAVKVNSDKTEVKKVQVDDSANVIVASMNANVFKILVKENDSVKAGQVVAVLEAMKMEIEVSASKDGEIAELLVNTGESVSEGQVLMTYK is encoded by the coding sequence ATGGCTAAAAAATTAATTGATGTGATGGATACCACATTTAGAGATGGTTTTCAATCTGTTTATGGTGCTAGAGTTTTGATGAATGACTTTTTTCCTGCCCTAGAAGCAGCTAAAGAAGCAGATATTAGGCATTTTGAATTTGGCGGTGGAGCTAGGTTTCAAAGCTTATTTTTTTATTTAAATGAAAATGCCTTTGAAATGATGGATAAATTTAGAACCATCGTTGGAAAAGAAGCAAATTTACAAACCCTTGCAAGAGGGGTTAATACTGTAGCGCTTGATACAGGTAGTAAAGAAATTATTGATTTACATGCAAAAATGTTTGCAAAACATGGTACAACTACCATAAGAAATTTTGATGCATTAAATGATGTAAATAATTTGAAATTTAGTGGAGAATGTATAGTTAAGCATGGTTTAAAACATGAAATTACTATTACTTTAATGGATTTACCTCCAAAATGTAAAGGTGCGCATGATGTGCCTTTTTATGAAAGAATTTTAAAAGAAATCCTACAAGCACAAATTCCTTTTGATAGTATTTGTTTTAAAGATGCAAGCGGAACTTCAAACCCAAATAAAATTTATGAAGTTATTAAAATGGCTAGAAAAAACTTGCCTGAAAATATGCATATAAGGTTGCATACGCATGAAACTGCAGGGGTAAGTATAGCATGCTATTTAGCAGCTTTAGAAGCAGGTGTTGATGGTATAGATTTGGCAGCTGCTCCTGTTAGTGGTGGTACTTCTCAGCCTGATATTTTAACCATGCTTCATGCTCTAAAGGGAAGCAATTTCGATCTTGGTTTGGATGAAGAAAAAATTTTAAAATACGAAGAAGTGTTAAAAGATTGTTTAAAAGATTATTTTCTACCACCTGAAGCAACAGCAGTAAATCCTTTAATACCTTTTTCACCTATGCCAGGTGGAGCATTAACTGCTAATACACAAATGATGAGAGATAATAATATTTTAGATAAATTTCCTCAAGTTATAAAAGCCATGCAAGAAGTGGTAGAAAAAGGTGGTTATGGTACTTCGGTTACTCCTGTATCGCAATTTTATTTTCAGCAAGCTTTTAATAATGTAATGTTTGGACCTTGGAAAAAAATAGCAGATGGGTATGGTAAGATGGTTTTAGGATATTTTGGAAAAACTCCCGTTGCTCCAGATCCTGAAGTAATTAAACTTGCAAGCGAGCAATTAAAATTAGAACCAACTACAAAATTAGCCACAGATATCGCTGATGCAGATGAGAGTAAAAGTATAGCTTATATTAAAAACTTATTGGAAAAAGAAAATTTAGAAACAAGTGAAGAAAATATTTTTATCGTTGCAGCTTGTAAAGAAAAAGGTATAGCTTTCTTAAAAGGTGAAGCTAAGGTTAATGTTAGAAAAAATAGCAAATTAAAACCAAGTTTTATCAATGAAAATCAATTTACCGTTTCAGTTAATGGTAATAAATACCATGTGGAAGTAAGTGCAGGTTTTGATAGAGATGTTAATGTTAAAAGTGCTGTCAAGGTAAATTCAGATAAAACAGAAGTGAAAAAAGTACAAGTAGATGATAGTGCTAATGTTATCGTTGCGAGTATGAATGCAAATGTATTTAAAATTTTAGTAAAAGAAAATGATAGCGTTAAAGCAGGACAAGTTGTAGCTGTACTTGAAGCTATGAAAATGGAGATTGAAGTTAGTGCAAGTAAAGATGGAGAAATTGCAGAACTTTTAGTAAATACTGGTGAGAGTGTAAGTGAAGGCCAGGTTTTAATGACTTATAAATAA
- a CDS encoding sodium-dependent transporter: MNDKFSKIGFVLAVAGGAIGLGNAWKFPTLVGQNGGFAFVLLYLLLTISVGFCVFLAEIAMGRLSQSDPVNAYKSLATKYAQKWKFAGFFMLGGIFVLSFYLVIMGWVLKYMITSIYYLPSNTQEAGALFGNLIQNSILESSLYFLIAFFLTLFVVSRGVKSGIEKLNVWIMPSLFIMLVLMLVYCFFQDGFKEAFVYLFYPDFTKLNLNSVLTALGLAFFTLCLGIGCITTYAASLKDDTNLITSSAIIVLLNISIGLMMGLIVFTFIFKFNANPAEGAGLVFISLTTLFSNLGAIFGHFLAFYFFLALFFAGITSAVSMIEPFTFYLVNEYKISRKKALVFIGFVVFLLGMSCILSFSASYGASFSFFGLSFFDILDKLTSNFMLPLGAITSAIFAGFFVDKMKIYNLFSKFMSKSIFEIWYFLLRFVAPVAIIVIMLNQIL; encoded by the coding sequence ATGAATGATAAATTTTCTAAAATAGGCTTTGTATTAGCTGTTGCAGGTGGGGCTATAGGGCTTGGAAATGCTTGGAAGTTTCCAACCTTAGTAGGGCAAAATGGTGGTTTTGCTTTTGTGCTTTTGTATTTGCTTTTGACTATTAGTGTGGGATTTTGTGTATTTTTGGCTGAAATTGCTATGGGAAGATTAAGTCAAAGTGATCCTGTAAATGCTTATAAAAGCTTAGCAACTAAATATGCTCAAAAATGGAAATTTGCAGGATTTTTTATGCTTGGTGGAATTTTTGTATTATCTTTTTATCTTGTTATTATGGGTTGGGTTTTAAAATACATGATAACTTCTATTTATTATCTGCCTAGCAATACCCAAGAGGCAGGAGCTTTATTTGGAAATTTAATACAAAATAGTATTTTAGAAAGTAGTTTGTATTTTTTAATTGCTTTTTTTCTTACCTTGTTTGTTGTCTCAAGAGGGGTTAAAAGTGGTATAGAAAAACTTAATGTTTGGATCATGCCAAGTTTATTTATCATGCTTGTTTTAATGCTAGTGTATTGTTTTTTTCAAGATGGTTTTAAAGAAGCTTTCGTTTATTTGTTTTATCCTGATTTTACTAAACTTAATCTAAACTCGGTTTTAACAGCTTTAGGTCTTGCTTTTTTTACCTTATGTTTAGGTATAGGTTGTATTACTACTTACGCAGCTTCATTAAAAGATGATACAAATTTAATCACAAGTTCAGCCATAATTGTGCTTTTAAATATCAGTATAGGCTTAATGATGGGGCTTATTGTATTTACTTTTATATTTAAATTTAATGCCAATCCCGCAGAAGGTGCTGGACTTGTATTTATATCTTTAACGACTTTATTTTCTAACTTAGGTGCTATTTTTGGGCATTTTTTAGCCTTTTATTTTTTCTTGGCTTTATTTTTTGCAGGAATTACTTCAGCGGTTTCTATGATAGAACCTTTTACTTTTTATCTTGTGAATGAATATAAAATTTCAAGAAAAAAAGCTTTGGTTTTTATAGGTTTTGTAGTTTTTCTTTTAGGGATGAGTTGTATTTTATCTTTTAGTGCTAGTTATGGGGCTAGTTTTAGCTTTTTTGGTCTAAGTTTTTTTGATATTTTGGATAAATTAACTTCTAATTTTATGCTCCCACTTGGAGCTATTACTAGTGCTATTTTTGCAGGATTTTTTGTAGATAAAATGAAAATCTATAATTTGTTTTCTAAATTTATGAGTAAAAGTATTTTTGAAATATGGTATTTTTTACTCAGATTTGTTGCGCCTGTTGCGATTATTGTCATTATGTTAAATCAAATTTTATAA